Proteins encoded together in one Impatiens glandulifera chromosome 1, dImpGla2.1, whole genome shotgun sequence window:
- the LOC124932458 gene encoding (+)-neomenthol dehydrogenase-like, which produces MDSKIRSCAIVTGANKGIGFEICKQLGASGITVVLTARDEKRGLEALEKLKESANDKVIDVIFHRLDVADPSTITPLVDFVKAKFGKLDILINNAAIAGARVNWDYLKHFILKPGWMTQAKPTDETSVTYEMAEECLQVNYYGTKRMVEAFVPLLQLSDSPRINIPNKWAKQVLNDADNLTEERIDEVINEFLKDFKEENLESKGWPKIIKAYIVSKAVMGAYTRVLAKRFPHILVNCACPGYVKTDITSHTGLLTAEEGAESLVRLALLPNDGPSGMFFQRTEVSSYDEIELN; this is translated from the exons ATGGACTCCAAAATTAGGAG ttGCGCAATTGTGACTGGGGCAAACAAAGGAATAGGATTTGAGATATGCAAGCAATTGGGTGCATCTGGTATCACTGTTGTGCTGACGGCTAGAGACGAGAAAAGAGGACTTGAAGCTCTCGAGAAACTTAAAGAGTCTGCCAATGACAAAGTCATTGATGTCATCTTCCATCGGCTTGATGTGGCCGACCCATCTACCATTACTCCTCTAGTTGATTTTGTCAAGGCCAAATTTGGGAAGCTTGATATCTTG ATCAATAATGCTGCTATTGCTGGAGCTAGGGTTAATTGGGATTATCTGAAACATTTTATTCTTAAG CCCGGATGGATGACACAAGCCAAACCTACTGACGAAACGTCCGTGACATATGAAATGGCGGAAGAATGTCTACAAGTGAATTATTACGGCACAAAAAGAATGGTTGAAGCATTTGTTCCCCTACTCCAACTCTCTGATTCCCCAAGGATT AATATCCCTAATAAATGGGCCAAACAAGTGTTAAACGATGCAGACAACCTCACAGAAGAAAGAATAGACGAAGTAATAAATGAATTTCTTAAGGATTTCAAAGAAGAAAACTTGGAAAGTAAAGGATGGCCCAAAATTATCAAGGCTTATATTGTATCGAAAGCAGTTATGGGTGCATACACTAGAGTTTTGGCAAAAAGGTTTCCACACATTCTTGTGAATTGTGCATGTCCTGGTTATGTTAAGACCGACATCACCAGCCACACCGGATTATTAACCGCGGAGGAAGGAGCCGAAAGCCTAGTTAGGCTCGCTTTGCTACCTAATGATGGTCCTTCTGGAATGTTCTTTCAACGAACTGAAGTCTCGTCGTATGatgaaattgaattgaattaa